The following proteins are co-located in the Pedobacter sp. FW305-3-2-15-E-R2A2 genome:
- a CDS encoding response regulator transcription factor → MKRILLVEDDPNLGLLLQDYLQLKGKFDVILCVDGEEGLKAFGKQDFDMCILDVMMPKKDGFTLGKEIRKINQHIPIIFATAKAMMEDKASAYDLGGDDYITKPFRIEELLLRINALLKRVSVKEGAEVSPVETHFQIGDYTFDYTTQLIHFKGQQQKLSTKEAELLQLLCLKKNAVLTREEALLSIWHDDNYFNGRSMDVFLSKLRKYLREDPKVEILNVHGKGYKLLVN, encoded by the coding sequence ATGAAAAGAATTCTATTGGTAGAAGATGATCCGAATCTGGGTTTGCTTTTGCAAGATTACCTGCAACTGAAAGGTAAATTTGACGTCATCCTCTGTGTGGATGGTGAGGAGGGATTGAAGGCTTTTGGAAAGCAGGACTTTGACATGTGTATTCTGGATGTCATGATGCCTAAGAAAGATGGATTTACCCTGGGTAAAGAGATCAGGAAAATCAACCAACACATTCCAATCATTTTTGCCACAGCCAAAGCAATGATGGAAGACAAAGCCTCTGCCTACGATCTTGGTGGTGACGATTACATTACCAAACCTTTCCGGATCGAAGAGCTGCTTTTAAGAATCAATGCCTTATTGAAAAGGGTTTCTGTAAAAGAAGGAGCCGAAGTTAGCCCGGTGGAAACACATTTTCAGATTGGTGATTATACTTTTGATTATACCACCCAGCTGATTCATTTTAAAGGACAGCAACAAAAACTCAGTACCAAAGAAGCGGAGTTATTACAGTTGCTGTGTTTAAAGAAGAATGCAGTCCTTACCCGTGAAGAAGCATTACTCAGCATCTGGCATGATGATAATTACTTTAACGGGCGCAGTATGGATGTATTTTTAAGTAAACTAAGGAAGTACCTTAGGGAAGACCCTAAGGTAGAAATCCTGAATGTTCATGGAAAAGGATATAAATTATTGGTAAACTAA